One segment of Oscillospiraceae bacterium MB08-C2-2 DNA contains the following:
- the rlmN gene encoding 23S rRNA (adenine(2503)-C(2))-methyltransferase RlmN — MEKLDIKSCTLEEIKELCTEMGQPAFRGGQIFSWLHQKQVSSFDEMTNLPAAFREALKEKCHLNYINIKKRLVSGIDGTVKYLYGLADGGSVESVLMEYKHGNSLCISTQLGCRMGCRFCASTLGGLVRHLTPAEMLDQVYTSGRESGRRVDSIVLMGIGEPLDNFDNVMRFLELLSHPQGLNMSLRHVSLSTCGLVDQIDRLAEKKLPLTLSISLHAPNDYIRRKTMPVANKWDMDTLLAACRRYFATTGRRISFEYALISGVNDSPLFAKELALRLKGMGSHVNLIPVNPVKERSYQQSGQNAVRRFLEVLEQGGITATVRRTLGKDISAACGQLRREEAEKEEGYLD; from the coding sequence ATGGAGAAACTGGATATCAAATCCTGCACCCTCGAAGAAATCAAAGAGCTTTGCACCGAGATGGGCCAGCCTGCCTTTCGGGGCGGGCAGATCTTTAGCTGGCTTCACCAAAAGCAGGTGAGCAGTTTTGATGAAATGACCAACCTTCCCGCCGCCTTTCGGGAGGCTTTGAAGGAAAAATGCCACCTGAATTACATAAATATCAAAAAAAGGCTTGTTTCCGGCATAGATGGTACGGTAAAATACCTGTATGGGCTTGCCGATGGGGGCAGTGTGGAAAGTGTGCTTATGGAATATAAGCATGGGAACAGCCTGTGTATTTCCACACAGCTGGGCTGCCGCATGGGCTGCCGGTTCTGCGCCTCCACCTTGGGGGGGCTGGTGCGCCACCTGACCCCGGCTGAAATGCTGGATCAGGTTTACACCTCCGGGCGGGAGAGCGGCCGGAGAGTGGATAGCATTGTGCTCATGGGCATCGGGGAGCCGCTGGATAATTTTGATAATGTCATGCGGTTTTTGGAGCTGCTTTCCCACCCCCAGGGGCTAAACATGAGCCTGCGGCACGTTTCCCTTTCCACCTGCGGTCTGGTGGATCAGATCGACCGGCTGGCGGAAAAAAAGCTGCCCCTGACCTTATCCATCTCGCTCCATGCACCCAACGATTACATTCGCCGCAAAACCATGCCGGTTGCCAACAAGTGGGATATGGATACCCTTCTGGCGGCCTGCCGCCGCTACTTTGCGACCACCGGGCGGCGCATCTCCTTTGAATATGCGCTGATTTCCGGGGTCAACGATTCCCCTCTGTTTGCAAAGGAGCTGGCACTGCGGCTTAAGGGTATGGGCAGCCATGTGAACCTGATTCCGGTGAACCCGGTCAAGGAGCGAAGCTATCAGCAAAGCGGACAAAATGCCGTAAGGCGTTTTTTGGAGGTACTTGAACAAGGCGGTATAACCGCTACGGTCCGGCGAACTCTGGGCAAGGATATCAGCGCTGCCTGCGGGCAGCTTCGCAGGGAGGAAGCCGAAAAGGAGGAAGGCTATCTTGATTAA
- a CDS encoding Stp1/IreP family PP2C-type Ser/Thr phosphatase gives MINIWGGTHTGRVRKANQDKYDFKILGKALAFMVVCDGMGGENGGSVASSIAVSCISEMLTRDLPGAEGEQSVLSIMRSAIAGANALVFEAASKDEGLSGMGTTLVLGVVWNSSLFIGYVGDSRVYRVSGEAETQITRDHTVVQMLLDIGEISKEQVENHPQRHYITRAVGVSESVDADFVECPLEEGDMVLICSDGLYHYVEQGGFVPLLRECVRQKSVDSLIRLANEQGGADNITAVVLQVAAQ, from the coding sequence TTGATTAACATATGGGGAGGCACTCACACCGGGCGTGTGCGCAAAGCCAATCAGGATAAATACGACTTTAAAATACTGGGGAAGGCCCTTGCCTTTATGGTGGTCTGCGATGGTATGGGCGGCGAGAACGGCGGCAGCGTGGCCAGCTCTATAGCGGTGAGCTGCATCAGCGAAATGCTCACCCGTGACCTGCCGGGCGCCGAGGGGGAGCAGTCTGTCCTTTCCATTATGCGCTCAGCCATTGCCGGGGCCAACGCCTTGGTCTTTGAGGCCGCCTCCAAGGACGAAGGCCTTTCAGGCATGGGCACCACATTGGTGCTGGGCGTTGTCTGGAACAGCAGCCTTTTTATTGGCTATGTGGGCGACAGCCGGGTCTATCGGGTCAGCGGCGAGGCCGAAACCCAGATTACCCGGGACCACACCGTGGTGCAGATGCTGCTGGATATCGGCGAAATCAGCAAAGAGCAGGTGGAAAATCACCCTCAGCGCCATTACATCACCCGTGCGGTGGGCGTTTCGGAATCGGTGGATGCCGATTTTGTGGAATGTCCTCTTGAAGAAGGCGATATGGTTCTTATTTGCAGCGACGGCCTGTATCACTATGTGGAGCAGGGCGGGTTTGTTCCCCTGCTGCGGGAATGTGTACGGCAAAAAAGCGTCGACAGCCTAATCCGGCTGGCCAACGAGCAGGGCGGCGCCGATAATATCACGGCGGTTGTGCTGCAGGTTGCTGCGCAGTAG
- the pknB gene encoding Stk1 family PASTA domain-containing Ser/Thr kinase → MDKYVGKRLDGRYEIEELIGTGGMSNVYRAHDVIDDRVVAVKILRDEYIDNSELLRRFKNESKAIAVLSHPNIVKVYDVSFNNRVHSIVMEYINGITLKDYIDQQGVLRWKEAVHFTLQILRALQHAHDKGIVHRDIKPQNIMMLSDGTIKVTDFGIARFARSESKTITDRAIGSVHYISPEQAMGDSTDEKSDIYSVGVMLFEMLTGKLPFEADSPVSVAIKQIQTQAVMPRSINPDIPEGLEEITVRAMRKESARRYQSAAEMIQDIEQFKKDPGIHFSYKYMEPESSPAQRKKYQRAVEHSREEESMYQQSRRTPYIPILTGVTFAFVLASLAFIALMININNPFAQVEEVRLPDLVGLKYDTVQSDDQYRRFKVETLEPQYSDEYGRGVIIEQEPKAGRTIKSGSVVKVVVSAGQRVVTLPNFAGKDAQQTFAKLREDGLEYEEKKIFSDDVPAGSVVYTDPSKDSSVPSGTAVSVYVSMGPQEILRTVPDVTGMTVEAAQRLLDLHKLKVGNITYEAGDVPDNTVMAQEPAPGSLQPENTAVNMVVCKGSSGASRQTITVDMPRNINMMMVVKAKVDGETVAEEILNPDQVPEWKPPIPVSGKSAVVEIYLDGEIYQEYKVDFEKGTFVKQEDYSYRF, encoded by the coding sequence ATGGATAAATATGTAGGCAAGCGGCTGGATGGCCGCTATGAGATAGAGGAGCTCATCGGAACCGGGGGCATGTCCAATGTCTACCGGGCCCACGATGTGATTGATGACCGGGTGGTGGCTGTTAAAATCCTCCGGGATGAATACATCGATAATTCCGAACTGCTCCGCCGCTTCAAAAACGAGAGCAAGGCCATTGCCGTTTTATCCCATCCCAACATTGTCAAGGTCTATGACGTAAGCTTTAACAACCGGGTGCACTCCATTGTCATGGAGTATATCAACGGCATCACCCTCAAGGATTATATCGACCAGCAGGGCGTTCTCCGCTGGAAAGAGGCGGTGCACTTCACCCTCCAGATTCTCCGGGCGCTCCAGCACGCCCACGATAAGGGTATTGTTCACCGGGATATCAAGCCCCAGAACATTATGATGCTCTCGGATGGTACCATCAAGGTCACCGATTTCGGCATCGCCCGGTTTGCCCGCAGCGAATCCAAAACCATCACCGACCGGGCCATCGGTTCGGTTCACTATATCAGCCCCGAGCAGGCCATGGGAGACAGCACCGATGAAAAATCGGATATTTATTCCGTGGGTGTCATGCTCTTTGAGATGCTCACCGGAAAGCTCCCCTTTGAGGCGGATTCCCCGGTTTCGGTGGCCATCAAGCAGATTCAGACACAAGCGGTGATGCCCCGCTCCATCAACCCGGATATTCCCGAGGGCCTTGAGGAGATCACAGTCCGGGCCATGCGCAAGGAAAGCGCCCGGCGGTATCAATCCGCCGCCGAAATGATACAGGATATTGAACAGTTCAAAAAGGACCCGGGCATTCACTTTTCCTATAAATATATGGAGCCGGAAAGCTCCCCCGCCCAAAGGAAAAAATACCAGCGTGCCGTTGAACACAGCAGAGAAGAGGAAAGCATGTACCAGCAATCCAGGCGCACCCCCTATATTCCCATTCTGACCGGCGTCACCTTTGCCTTTGTTCTGGCCTCCTTGGCCTTCATCGCCCTCATGATCAACATCAACAACCCCTTTGCACAGGTGGAGGAGGTTCGCCTCCCCGATCTGGTTGGGCTCAAATACGATACTGTTCAGTCGGACGACCAGTACCGCCGCTTTAAGGTGGAAACACTGGAGCCTCAGTATAGTGATGAATACGGCCGTGGCGTGATCATTGAGCAGGAGCCTAAAGCCGGGCGCACCATTAAAAGCGGCTCGGTGGTCAAGGTGGTGGTCAGCGCCGGTCAGCGTGTGGTCACCCTGCCCAACTTTGCCGGCAAGGATGCCCAGCAGACCTTTGCCAAGCTCAGGGAGGACGGGCTGGAATACGAGGAAAAGAAAATCTTTTCCGATGATGTTCCGGCAGGCAGCGTGGTTTACACCGACCCCTCCAAGGATTCCTCCGTTCCTTCGGGAACAGCGGTCAGTGTATATGTAAGCATGGGCCCCCAGGAGATTTTGCGCACGGTGCCGGATGTAACCGGCATGACCGTGGAGGCCGCTCAGCGCCTGCTGGATCTGCACAAGCTTAAGGTGGGCAACATCACCTATGAAGCTGGCGATGTCCCCGACAACACGGTTATGGCTCAAGAGCCTGCCCCCGGCAGTCTCCAGCCGGAAAACACCGCTGTGAATATGGTGGTGTGCAAAGGCAGCTCCGGTGCTTCCCGCCAAACCATAACAGTGGATATGCCGCGTAACATTAACATGATGATGGTGGTTAAGGCCAAAGTGGATGGCGAAACCGTGGCGGAAGAAATCCTCAACCCCGATCAGGTTCCCGAGTGGAAGCCCCCCATCCCGGTCAGCGGCAAATCGGCCGTTGTGGAAATTTATCTGGATGGCGAAATCTATCAGGAATATAAAGTGGATTTTGAAAAAGGAACCTTTGTGAAGCAGGAGGATTATTCCTACCGTTTCTAA
- the rsgA gene encoding ribosome small subunit-dependent GTPase A, producing the protein MADNQQTGLIVKATGGFYYVLTPDGTRYQCRARGVFRKEKRSPCVGDRVDILLPPEGDGTVMEIHPRRNTLIRPPLANLDQMGVVISTADPAPNLYVLDQFLAVLEYKEIEPLIIVTKADVSCPDDLARLYEACGFRVFVVSSKTGQGLEEVRHALTGKISAFSGNSGVGKSSLLNAIDPRLDIETGETSKKLGRGRHTTRHVELFPVEGGWVADTPGFSTMELTRMETIYKEHLAGCFRDFAPYREKCRFHDCLHGGEKGCAVKAAADEGKLAPSRYQNYLTMLEGVRNLKEWETERS; encoded by the coding sequence ATGGCGGATAACCAGCAAACAGGCCTGATTGTAAAGGCTACCGGTGGTTTTTATTATGTTCTCACCCCGGATGGAACCCGGTACCAGTGCCGGGCCAGAGGGGTCTTTCGCAAGGAAAAGCGCAGCCCCTGCGTGGGGGACAGGGTGGATATTCTGCTCCCACCAGAGGGGGATGGCACCGTGATGGAGATTCATCCCCGCAGAAACACACTCATTCGCCCGCCTTTGGCCAATCTGGATCAGATGGGCGTGGTGATTTCCACCGCTGACCCGGCTCCCAACCTCTATGTGCTCGATCAGTTTTTGGCGGTGCTGGAATACAAGGAAATCGAGCCGCTGATTATCGTGACCAAAGCGGATGTTTCCTGCCCCGATGATTTGGCCCGCCTGTATGAGGCCTGCGGCTTCCGGGTTTTTGTGGTCAGCAGCAAAACCGGCCAAGGGTTGGAAGAGGTCAGGCACGCCCTGACCGGCAAAATATCCGCCTTTTCCGGCAACAGCGGGGTGGGTAAATCCAGCCTGCTCAATGCCATTGACCCCCGGCTGGATATTGAAACGGGAGAAACCAGCAAAAAACTGGGCCGGGGCCGCCATACCACCCGGCATGTGGAGCTTTTCCCCGTAGAGGGTGGCTGGGTAGCGGATACCCCCGGCTTTTCCACCATGGAGCTGACCCGGATGGAGACCATCTACAAGGAGCATCTGGCCGGGTGCTTCCGGGATTTTGCCCCCTATAGGGAAAAATGCCGTTTTCATGACTGCCTCCATGGGGGCGAAAAGGGCTGTGCGGTCAAGGCGGCGGCTGACGAAGGAAAGCTGGCTCCCTCCCGTTATCAAAATTACTTAACCATGCTGGAGGGTGTCCGCAATCTCAAGGAATGGGAGACTGAGCGTTCATGA
- a CDS encoding thiamine diphosphokinase translates to MSLSEKDKSLCGVIGAGAIADPQKVAHELSRCGLLLCADGGWAFCRKMGLVPDLLLGDFDSVDEMPKDIPIMTFPVDKNYTDCMLAVEEGAKRGAQHFYLAGTLGGRLDHTLGNLQTLGWCTEKGFEARLDDGVTSVYGIVGGKLTLAPRENHYFSVVPLSGLCRGVTIRGGRFPLESYDLSFSDPRAISNEFAGSVVTVTVEDGIGAVVVTPQLSF, encoded by the coding sequence ATGAGCTTGAGTGAAAAAGATAAAAGCCTCTGCGGCGTGATCGGAGCGGGAGCCATTGCCGATCCCCAAAAAGTAGCCCATGAGCTGAGCCGGTGCGGCTTGCTCCTGTGTGCCGATGGAGGCTGGGCCTTTTGCCGCAAAATGGGGCTTGTGCCCGATCTGCTGTTGGGGGATTTTGATTCGGTGGACGAAATGCCAAAGGATATCCCCATCATGACCTTCCCGGTGGATAAAAACTACACCGACTGTATGCTGGCGGTGGAGGAAGGCGCCAAGCGGGGTGCACAGCATTTTTACTTAGCGGGAACACTGGGCGGGCGGCTGGATCATACCTTGGGCAATTTGCAGACCTTGGGCTGGTGCACCGAAAAAGGCTTTGAGGCCCGGCTGGATGACGGCGTCACCAGTGTGTATGGCATTGTAGGGGGCAAGCTTACCCTTGCCCCTCGGGAAAACCACTATTTTTCGGTGGTGCCCTTATCGGGCCTGTGCAGGGGAGTGACCATCCGGGGCGGGCGTTTCCCGCTGGAAAGTTATGATCTTTCCTTCTCTGATCCCCGGGCCATCAGCAACGAATTTGCCGGCTCGGTGGTGACCGTTACCGTGGAAGATGGTATTGGTGCCGTGGTGGTTACACCCCAACTTTCTTTTTAG
- a CDS encoding shikimate kinase, with translation MDKNIFLCGFMGSGKTTVGQALAGLLGRPYHDLDNWIITAAGMPVSEIFAQKGEGFFRDVEHQQVVLAGGLRGAVVATGGGAVTFDRNLPPLRENGALVYLNPGFDACYNRIADDPFRPIVQSNTRESLWELYQKRHRLYSGVCDFSLDQELTPEESAKRIADWWNSLK, from the coding sequence ATGGATAAAAACATTTTCCTTTGCGGCTTTATGGGCAGCGGCAAAACCACGGTTGGACAGGCTCTTGCCGGCCTTCTTGGCCGCCCCTATCATGATTTGGATAACTGGATTATAACCGCCGCCGGCATGCCTGTCAGCGAAATCTTTGCCCAAAAGGGCGAGGGCTTTTTTCGGGATGTGGAGCATCAGCAGGTGGTCTTGGCCGGTGGGCTTCGGGGGGCTGTGGTGGCCACCGGAGGCGGCGCCGTAACCTTTGATCGCAACCTGCCTCCCCTGCGGGAAAACGGTGCGCTGGTTTATCTGAACCCCGGCTTTGATGCCTGCTACAACCGCATTGCCGATGACCCGTTTCGCCCCATTGTGCAGAGCAACACCCGGGAATCCCTCTGGGAGCTGTATCAGAAGCGGCACCGCCTTTACAGCGGTGTGTGTGATTTTTCGCTGGATCAGGAGCTTACCCCGGAGGAATCCGCCAAGCGGATTGCCGACTGGTGGAACAGCCTGAAATAA
- a CDS encoding ACP S-malonyltransferase, which yields MSKTAYLFSGQGSQYPGMGKELYDAFPAVRQIYQCAGDICGFDVAGLSFGGTAEEMADTRVAQPLIYTLSLACLEAASQIRSGAPDAVAGHSLGEFAALTCAGAFSMEDGFRIVAARGKAMQEGAGDAPGAMFAILGSDEAVIEASCRMAGGLVTPVNYNTPSQTVISGETASAEAAAEALAEKGAKVIRLGVSGAFHTALMSGAAQKLKAALVDVTFTQPQVDFYSNVTGARLDSIESFPDYFERHMISPVRFVSQIEAMVAAGVDTFVELGPKKTLCQFVKKITKEPAAFNIEDAKSLEKASGLLR from the coding sequence GTGAGTAAAACAGCTTATTTATTCAGCGGGCAGGGCTCCCAATACCCGGGCATGGGCAAGGAGCTGTATGATGCTTTCCCGGCTGTGCGCCAAATTTACCAGTGCGCCGGGGATATCTGCGGCTTTGATGTGGCCGGGCTTTCCTTTGGGGGCACAGCCGAAGAAATGGCTGATACCCGAGTGGCCCAGCCGCTGATCTATACTCTTTCTCTTGCCTGCTTGGAGGCGGCTTCCCAGATTCGTTCCGGTGCCCCCGATGCGGTAGCCGGGCACTCTCTCGGCGAATTTGCCGCCCTGACCTGTGCAGGGGCCTTTTCCATGGAGGATGGCTTCCGCATCGTGGCCGCCCGTGGCAAGGCCATGCAGGAGGGTGCTGGCGATGCACCCGGTGCTATGTTTGCCATTTTAGGCTCGGATGAAGCGGTCATTGAAGCTTCCTGCCGTATGGCAGGCGGTCTGGTTACACCGGTTAACTACAACACGCCTTCCCAGACTGTGATCTCCGGTGAAACGGCATCTGCCGAAGCCGCCGCCGAGGCACTGGCCGAAAAAGGCGCCAAGGTAATCCGCCTGGGTGTTTCCGGGGCCTTCCACACCGCCCTGATGAGCGGTGCCGCTCAAAAGCTGAAAGCAGCCTTAGTGGATGTGACCTTTACACAGCCTCAAGTTGATTTCTATTCCAACGTGACGGGTGCAAGGCTTGATTCCATTGAAAGCTTCCCCGATTACTTTGAGCGGCATATGATCAGCCCGGTTCGGTTTGTCTCCCAGATTGAGGCCATGGTGGCCGCCGGGGTGGATACCTTTGTGGAGCTGGGGCCGAAAAAGACCCTGTGCCAGTTTGTAAAGAAAATTACCAAGGAGCCTGCCGCTTTCAACATTGAGGATGCCAAATCCTTGGAAAAAGCCTCCGGCCTGCTACGGTAA
- a CDS encoding beta-ketoacyl-ACP synthase III, with product MTGLKILGTGSYVPDFVVTNEDFAKLVDTSDEWITTRTGMKERHIAVHEPVWYMGAQAAKSALETAGITADQVDMVIVTSASADYDFPSVSNMVQNAVEANNAFGIDINVACSGIAYGLDMAWRYLMTGDVDTVLLVSAERLSQVTDYTDRATCVLFGDGAGASVVTRADNKAFASFLGSDSRGAQHMYCVPPQKPVPFETGSFENAMFETNENGFAYMNGREVYKFATRAMPMAVEKACKKLGITPPDLKWIIPHQANLRIIETAAKNLGLAMEKMIVNIEKYGNTSSASMAICLDELFRSGKLAAGDKLCVVGFGAGLSFGASILEW from the coding sequence ATGACTGGACTGAAAATTCTGGGAACGGGAAGCTACGTCCCGGATTTTGTTGTTACCAATGAAGATTTCGCCAAGCTGGTGGATACCTCGGATGAATGGATCACCACCCGAACCGGTATGAAAGAGCGGCATATCGCTGTTCATGAGCCGGTCTGGTATATGGGCGCACAGGCGGCCAAATCGGCGTTGGAGACGGCGGGCATCACCGCCGATCAGGTGGATATGGTCATCGTAACCAGCGCCTCTGCGGATTATGATTTCCCCTCTGTTTCCAATATGGTGCAAAACGCTGTTGAGGCCAACAATGCCTTCGGCATCGACATCAATGTGGCATGCTCCGGCATCGCCTACGGCTTGGATATGGCTTGGCGGTATCTGATGACCGGGGATGTGGATACTGTTCTGCTGGTCAGCGCCGAGCGGCTCAGCCAGGTTACCGATTATACCGACCGGGCCACCTGTGTTTTGTTTGGTGACGGTGCGGGAGCCAGCGTAGTCACCCGAGCGGATAACAAGGCCTTTGCATCCTTTTTAGGCTCTGATTCCCGTGGTGCCCAACATATGTACTGTGTTCCGCCCCAAAAGCCGGTTCCTTTTGAGACCGGCTCCTTTGAAAACGCCATGTTTGAAACCAATGAAAACGGCTTTGCCTATATGAATGGCCGTGAGGTCTATAAATTTGCCACCCGGGCTATGCCCATGGCAGTGGAGAAAGCCTGCAAAAAGCTGGGCATTACCCCCCCTGATCTGAAATGGATTATTCCCCATCAGGCCAATCTGCGTATCATTGAAACAGCCGCTAAAAACTTGGGGCTGGCTATGGAAAAAATGATTGTGAATATTGAAAAATACGGCAACACCTCCAGCGCCAGCATGGCAATCTGCCTGGATGAGCTTTTCCGCAGTGGAAAGCTTGCGGCAGGGGATAAGCTTTGTGTGGTGGGCTTCGGGGCGGGGCTTTCTTTTGGAGCCTCGATTCTGGAATGGTAA
- the fabK gene encoding enoyl-[acyl-carrier-protein] reductase FabK, with protein sequence METRLTRLLGITYPVIQGGMAWTSNGMLAAAVSQAGGLGLIGAASAPPEVVESEILKAKRLTDRPFGVNIMLKSPFADDIAQICIKQKVAVVTTGAGNPGKYIEQWKAAGIRVMPVVPTPALAQRMERAGADAVVAEGCEAGGHIGEMTTMNLVPQVADAVSIPVVAAGGIADHRGFAAALMLGADGVQMGTAFLCAQECPADLAYKQMVIEAKGSDTVVTGRSIGLPVRSLRNKFTRRLLQMEEERLSKEEIEEAALGSLRRAAMEGDLETGSFMAGQSAGLVCEIRSAQAIIEELMESTVRYLGSYTQGRGMTIE encoded by the coding sequence CTGGAAACACGACTGACCCGCCTTCTGGGTATTACTTATCCGGTTATACAGGGCGGCATGGCATGGACCTCCAACGGCATGCTGGCGGCGGCTGTTTCGCAGGCTGGCGGTCTTGGCCTCATCGGTGCGGCTTCGGCCCCCCCTGAGGTGGTAGAATCAGAAATTCTCAAGGCAAAAAGGCTGACCGACCGGCCCTTTGGGGTTAACATTATGCTTAAAAGCCCTTTTGCCGATGATATTGCCCAGATTTGCATCAAGCAGAAGGTGGCAGTGGTCACCACAGGGGCAGGCAACCCGGGCAAATACATCGAGCAGTGGAAGGCCGCAGGCATCCGGGTGATGCCGGTTGTGCCCACTCCGGCTTTGGCCCAGCGTATGGAGCGGGCGGGAGCCGATGCTGTTGTGGCAGAGGGCTGTGAGGCCGGCGGCCATATCGGAGAGATGACCACCATGAACTTGGTTCCCCAAGTGGCGGATGCCGTGAGTATCCCTGTGGTAGCCGCAGGGGGAATTGCCGATCACAGAGGCTTTGCTGCCGCTTTGATGCTGGGGGCGGATGGTGTGCAGATGGGGACAGCCTTCCTCTGCGCTCAGGAGTGCCCGGCTGATTTGGCCTATAAGCAAATGGTTATAGAGGCCAAGGGCAGTGATACCGTTGTTACCGGCCGCAGCATCGGGTTGCCGGTGCGCAGCCTGCGCAATAAATTTACCCGCCGCCTTCTCCAAATGGAGGAGGAACGGCTTTCTAAAGAAGAAATTGAAGAAGCGGCGCTGGGTTCCCTGCGCCGGGCGGCGATGGAGGGCGATCTGGAAACAGGCTCCTTCATGGCGGGGCAAAGTGCCGGTCTGGTCTGCGAAATCAGATCAGCCCAAGCCATTATCGAGGAGCTTATGGAGAGCACGGTGCGCTATCTGGGCTCCTATACACAGGGAAGGGGTATGACAATTGAATAA
- the fabG gene encoding 3-oxoacyl-[acyl-carrier-protein] reductase — protein MNKTVLITGASQGIGAVLAKAFAAKGYNVAINCYNASTLENGGRQTQAACEELGAKAACFVADVSDFEQCATLVKEVTEAFGAVDVLVNNAGITRDGLLVQMTEQNFDDVIAANMKSVFNMTRHAAKGMIKRRGGSIINMASVAGVYGNPGQMNYSASKAGIIGMTKTTAKELGKRGITCNAIAPGLIESPMTDVLSDELKAKMLLAVSLGRFGKAEDVAQVALFLAEASYVTGQVLLVDGGLSM, from the coding sequence TTGAATAAAACAGTTTTGATTACAGGAGCCTCACAGGGCATAGGTGCCGTTTTGGCAAAGGCTTTTGCCGCCAAGGGCTACAATGTGGCCATCAACTGCTACAACGCCTCCACCCTGGAAAACGGCGGCAGGCAGACACAGGCCGCCTGCGAAGAGCTGGGTGCAAAGGCCGCCTGCTTTGTGGCGGATGTTTCGGATTTTGAGCAGTGCGCCACATTGGTCAAGGAGGTCACCGAGGCCTTTGGAGCCGTGGATGTGCTGGTTAACAATGCTGGCATTACCCGGGATGGCCTTCTGGTGCAGATGACCGAGCAGAATTTCGACGATGTCATTGCAGCCAACATGAAAAGTGTGTTCAATATGACCCGCCATGCGGCCAAGGGTATGATCAAGCGCCGTGGCGGCAGCATTATCAATATGGCTTCGGTTGCCGGGGTTTATGGCAATCCCGGCCAGATGAACTATTCCGCCTCCAAGGCGGGCATTATAGGTATGACCAAAACCACAGCCAAGGAGCTGGGCAAGCGGGGGATCACCTGCAACGCCATTGCCCCCGGCTTAATCGAATCCCCCATGACCGATGTGCTTTCTGATGAGCTGAAAGCGAAAATGCTGTTGGCAGTGAGCTTGGGCCGTTTCGGCAAGGCAGAAGATGTGGCGCAGGTGGCACTGTTTTTAGCCGAGGCCAGCTATGTGACCGGCCAGGTTCTTCTGGTGGACGGCGGACTTTCCATGTAA
- the fabF gene encoding beta-ketoacyl-ACP synthase II has translation MKRVVITGMGVVTSLGTDVDTLWNNLLAKKHGFSAIEGFDTSDFDVKYAAEIKNWDPEVMGIPKKDARRMDLFTQFACVAANQAIADASGFADDLDPFRIGVIMGSGIGGFRSIETEHTKYLEKGPNRVSVFFIPMMISNMAGGRIAIDHGFKGENFCPVSACASSNHAVGEAFRKIKHGYLDACVAGGAEAAITEFSLGGFNNMGALSKSTDPDRLSIPFDAERGGFVMGEGSAVLILEEYEHAKKRGAKIYAEIVGYGATDDAFHITSPDASGMGSAKSMEFACNEAGITPAQVDYLNAHGTSTELNDQCETMAVKITFGEAAAKLAISSTKSMTGHLLGAAGALESIICAKALQEGILPPTAGYQKPDPECDLDYITEGPRKKDALYALSNSLGFGGHNATLAFKKYTGE, from the coding sequence ATGAAACGAGTTGTGATCACAGGCATGGGCGTTGTGACCAGCCTGGGAACCGATGTGGATACCCTTTGGAACAATCTTTTGGCAAAAAAACACGGCTTTTCTGCAATAGAAGGCTTTGATACTTCGGATTTTGATGTAAAATATGCGGCTGAAATCAAAAATTGGGATCCCGAGGTTATGGGCATTCCGAAAAAGGACGCTCGCCGCATGGATCTTTTCACCCAATTTGCCTGTGTGGCGGCCAATCAGGCCATTGCGGATGCCAGCGGCTTTGCCGATGATCTGGACCCCTTCCGCATTGGTGTCATTATGGGCAGCGGCATCGGCGGGTTCCGTTCCATTGAGACAGAGCATACCAAATATCTAGAAAAAGGCCCCAACCGAGTTTCCGTTTTCTTTATTCCCATGATGATTTCCAATATGGCAGGCGGCCGGATCGCTATTGATCACGGCTTTAAGGGCGAAAATTTCTGCCCTGTTTCTGCCTGCGCTTCCTCCAACCACGCAGTGGGTGAGGCCTTCCGTAAAATCAAGCACGGCTATTTGGATGCCTGCGTTGCAGGCGGAGCCGAGGCCGCCATTACCGAATTTTCGCTGGGTGGCTTCAACAATATGGGTGCGCTTTCTAAAAGCACCGATCCTGACCGCCTCTCTATCCCCTTTGATGCAGAGCGGGGTGGGTTTGTTATGGGTGAGGGTTCGGCGGTTTTGATTCTGGAGGAATACGAGCACGCCAAAAAGAGAGGCGCTAAGATTTACGCCGAAATCGTGGGCTATGGCGCCACCGACGATGCCTTCCATATCACCAGCCCCGATGCCAGCGGCATGGGCTCGGCCAAATCCATGGAGTTTGCCTGCAACGAGGCGGGCATTACCCCCGCACAGGTGGATTACCTCAATGCTCACGGCACTTCCACTGAGCTCAACGATCAATGCGAGACCATGGCGGTAAAGATTACCTTTGGAGAGGCGGCCGCCAAGCTGGCCATATCCTCCACAAAATCCATGACCGGCCACCTTTTGGGTGCGGCGGGCGCTCTGGAAAGCATCATTTGTGCCAAAGCCCTTCAAGAGGGAATACTCCCTCCCACCGCAGGCTACCAGAAGCCCGACCCGGAATGCGATTTGGATTATATCACCGAAGGCCCCCGGAAAAAGGATGCGCTGTATGCTCTTTCCAATTCGCTGGGCTTCGGCGGGCACAACGCAACCCTTGCCTTTAAAAAATATACGGGAGAGTGA